In Equus caballus isolate H_3958 breed thoroughbred chromosome 25, TB-T2T, whole genome shotgun sequence, one DNA window encodes the following:
- the GNG10 gene encoding guanine nucleotide-binding protein G(I)/G(S)/G(O) subunit gamma-10 isoform X1, which produces MPFLCPWHYPRYREYCTSSREGFSGSCRASAVLHAECLQGCPAGWCTSRKQPLPGAQILRFTLKTVEKKFAEECFQVQSDE; this is translated from the exons ATGCCTTTTCTGTGCCCCTGGCACTATCCTAGGTACCGAGAATACTGTACCTCTAGTAGGGAAG GTTTCTCAGGCAGCTGCAGAGCTTCAGCGGTACTGCATGCAGAATGCCTGCAAGGATGCCCTGCTGGTTGGTGTACCAGCCGGAAGCAACCCCTTCCGGGAGCCCAGATCCTGCGCTTTACTCTGAAGACTG TCGAGAAGAAGTTCGCTGAGGAATGCTTTCAAGTGCAAAGTGATGAATAA
- the GNG10 gene encoding guanine nucleotide-binding protein G(I)/G(S)/G(O) subunit gamma-10 isoform X2: MASGASVLALQRLVEQLKLEAGVERIKVSQAAAELQRYCMQNACKDALLVGVPAGSNPFREPRSCALL; the protein is encoded by the exons atggCTTCCGGGGCCAGCGTGCTCGCCCTGCAGCGCCTGGTGGAGCAGCTCAAGCTGGAGGCCGGCGTGGAGCGCATCAAG GTTTCTCAGGCAGCTGCAGAGCTTCAGCGGTACTGCATGCAGAATGCCTGCAAGGATGCCCTGCTGGTTGGTGTACCAGCCGGAAGCAACCCCTTCCGGGAGCCCAGATCCTGCGCTTTACTCTGA